The following are encoded in a window of Heteronotia binoei isolate CCM8104 ecotype False Entrance Well chromosome 9, APGP_CSIRO_Hbin_v1, whole genome shotgun sequence genomic DNA:
- the LOC132577182 gene encoding ETS-related transcription factor Elf-2-like isoform X5, whose amino-acid sequence MATSLHEGPTNQLDLLIRAVEASVHGSNVHCSDKTIEAAEALLHMESPTCLRDARTPVEVFVPPCVSTPEFIHAAMRPDVITETVVEVSTEEAEPMDTSPIPTSPEIHEPMKKKKAGRKPKTQVPSAISSSSPDLGMKKKPREGKGNTTYLWEFLLDLLQDKNTCPRYIKWTQREKGIFKLVDSKAVSKLWGKHKNKPDMNYETMGRALRYYYQRGILAKVEGQRLVYQFKEMPKNIVVIDDKSECGNEDLSIPTDEKSLERVSLSAENLLKAAASARTGKTTSQLNCTRAEKSVSRVVNISSPGHDMSPCSPTTTTLPAATAPRTVRVAMQVPVVMTSLGQKISTVAVQSVNAGSPLITNTSQTSATTPKVVIQTIPTVMPASAENGEKITMQPAKIITIPATQLAQCQLQTKTGLPGTGSINIVGTPLAVRALTPVSLAHGTPVMRLSMPPQQAGGHTPPRVISAVIKGPEVKAEAVALKQEREVKTLQLVQEEKPADGTKTVTHVVVVSTPSAIALPVTVKTEGIVTCEK is encoded by the exons TGGAAGCATCAGTCCATGGCAGCAATGTGCACTGTTCAGACAAGACAATTGAAGCAGCAGAAGCCTTGCTTCACATGGAATCTCCAACCTGCTTAAGAGATGCTAGAACTCCTG TGGAAGTTTTTGTCCCTCCTTGTGTGTCAACTCCAGAGTTCATTCATGCTGCAATGAGGCCAGATGTGATCACAGAAACAGTAGTAGAGGTATCAACGGAGGAGGCTGAACCAATGGATACATCTCCGATACCAACATCTCCAGAGATCCATGagccaatgaagaaaaaaaaag CTGGTCGAAAGCCAAAAACTCAAGTACCATCAGCCATttccagttcatctccagacttgGGCATGAAGAAGAAGCCAAGAGAAGGCAAAG GAAATACAACCTACTTATGGGAATTCCTTCTAGACCTGCTTCAGGACAAAAACACTTGTCCCCGGTATATCAAGTGGACCCAGCGAGAGAAGGGCATCTTTAAACTTGTGgactcaaaagcagtttctaagCTATGGGGAAAACACAAGAACAAGCCCGACATGAACTATGAAACAATGGGAAGGGCCCTCAG ATACTACTATCAAAGGGGAATTCTGGCAAAGGTTGAAGGGCAAAGGCTTGTGTATCAGTTTAAAGAAATGCCCAAAAACATTGTGGTAATTGATGACAAAAGTGAATGTGGCAATGAAGATTTGTCAATACCAACAGATGAGAAGTCATTAGAACGAGTGTCATTGTCTGCAGAAAATCTTTTGAAAGCAGCAGCCTCAGCTCGCACAGGGAAAACCACTTCTCAGTTGAACTGCACAAGAGCAGAGAAGTCAGTTAGCAGAGTGGTGAATATATCCTCACCCGGGCATGATATGTCACCTTGTTCTCCCACCACCACTACTCTTCCAGCAGCAACTGCTCCCAG AACTGTTCGTGTGGCAATGCAAGTGCCTGTTGTAATGACATCACTAGGACAGAAAATTTCAACTGTTGCAGTGCAGTCAGTAAATGCAGGGTCACCATTAATTACCAACACAAGTCAAACATCAGCAACAACCCCAAAGGTGGTAATCCAGACAATCCCGACTGTGATGCCAGCATCTGCTGAAAATGGAGAGAAAATCACAATGCAGCCTGCAAAAATCATTACAATTCCTGCTACACAACTTGCACAATGCCAGCTGCAAACAAAAACTGGCCTACCTGGGACAGGAAGTATCAACATAGTTGGAACGCCATTGGCTGTGAGAGCACTCACTCCAGTATCTCTAGCCCATGGGACACCAGTGATGAGACTTTCCATGCCTCCTCAGCAGGCCGGTGGCCATACTCCTCCCAGAGTTATTAGCGCAGTCATCAaaggtccagaagtcaaagctgAAGCAGTAGCTTTAAAGCAGGAACGGGAAGTTAAAACACTGCAGCTTGTGCAAGAAGAAAAACCAGCAGATGGAACCAAGACAGTTACTCACGTAGTTGTCGTCAGTACACCTTCAGCAATCGCCCTCCCTGTAACTGTGAAAACGGAGGGAATAGTAACGTGCGAGAAATGA
- the LOC132577182 gene encoding ETS-related transcription factor Elf-2-like isoform X6, whose translation MATSLHEGPTNQLDLLIRAVEASVHGSNVHCSDKTIEAAEALLHMESPTCLRDARTPEFIHAAMRPDVITETVVEVSTEEAEPMDTSPIPTSPEIHEPMKKKKAGRKPKTQVPSAISSSSPDLGMKKKPREGKGNTTYLWEFLLDLLQDKNTCPRYIKWTQREKGIFKLVDSKAVSKLWGKHKNKPDMNYETMGRALRYYYQRGILAKVEGQRLVYQFKEMPKNIVVIDDKSECGNEDLSIPTDEKSLERVSLSAENLLKAAASARTGKTTSQLNCTRAEKSVSRVVNISSPGHDMSPCSPTTTTLPAATAPRTVRVAMQVPVVMTSLGQKISTVAVQSVNAGSPLITNTSQTSATTPKVVIQTIPTVMPASAENGEKITMQPAKIITIPATQLAQCQLQTKTGLPGTGSINIVGTPLAVRALTPVSLAHGTPVMRLSMPPQQAGGHTPPRVISAVIKGPEVKAEAVALKQEREVKTLQLVQEEKPADGTKTVTHVVVVSTPSAIALPVTVKTEGIVTCEK comes from the exons TGGAAGCATCAGTCCATGGCAGCAATGTGCACTGTTCAGACAAGACAATTGAAGCAGCAGAAGCCTTGCTTCACATGGAATCTCCAACCTGCTTAAGAGATGCTAGAACTCCTG AGTTCATTCATGCTGCAATGAGGCCAGATGTGATCACAGAAACAGTAGTAGAGGTATCAACGGAGGAGGCTGAACCAATGGATACATCTCCGATACCAACATCTCCAGAGATCCATGagccaatgaagaaaaaaaaag CTGGTCGAAAGCCAAAAACTCAAGTACCATCAGCCATttccagttcatctccagacttgGGCATGAAGAAGAAGCCAAGAGAAGGCAAAG GAAATACAACCTACTTATGGGAATTCCTTCTAGACCTGCTTCAGGACAAAAACACTTGTCCCCGGTATATCAAGTGGACCCAGCGAGAGAAGGGCATCTTTAAACTTGTGgactcaaaagcagtttctaagCTATGGGGAAAACACAAGAACAAGCCCGACATGAACTATGAAACAATGGGAAGGGCCCTCAG ATACTACTATCAAAGGGGAATTCTGGCAAAGGTTGAAGGGCAAAGGCTTGTGTATCAGTTTAAAGAAATGCCCAAAAACATTGTGGTAATTGATGACAAAAGTGAATGTGGCAATGAAGATTTGTCAATACCAACAGATGAGAAGTCATTAGAACGAGTGTCATTGTCTGCAGAAAATCTTTTGAAAGCAGCAGCCTCAGCTCGCACAGGGAAAACCACTTCTCAGTTGAACTGCACAAGAGCAGAGAAGTCAGTTAGCAGAGTGGTGAATATATCCTCACCCGGGCATGATATGTCACCTTGTTCTCCCACCACCACTACTCTTCCAGCAGCAACTGCTCCCAG AACTGTTCGTGTGGCAATGCAAGTGCCTGTTGTAATGACATCACTAGGACAGAAAATTTCAACTGTTGCAGTGCAGTCAGTAAATGCAGGGTCACCATTAATTACCAACACAAGTCAAACATCAGCAACAACCCCAAAGGTGGTAATCCAGACAATCCCGACTGTGATGCCAGCATCTGCTGAAAATGGAGAGAAAATCACAATGCAGCCTGCAAAAATCATTACAATTCCTGCTACACAACTTGCACAATGCCAGCTGCAAACAAAAACTGGCCTACCTGGGACAGGAAGTATCAACATAGTTGGAACGCCATTGGCTGTGAGAGCACTCACTCCAGTATCTCTAGCCCATGGGACACCAGTGATGAGACTTTCCATGCCTCCTCAGCAGGCCGGTGGCCATACTCCTCCCAGAGTTATTAGCGCAGTCATCAaaggtccagaagtcaaagctgAAGCAGTAGCTTTAAAGCAGGAACGGGAAGTTAAAACACTGCAGCTTGTGCAAGAAGAAAAACCAGCAGATGGAACCAAGACAGTTACTCACGTAGTTGTCGTCAGTACACCTTCAGCAATCGCCCTCCCTGTAACTGTGAAAACGGAGGGAATAGTAACGTGCGAGAAATGA
- the LOC132577182 gene encoding ETS-related transcription factor Elf-2-like isoform X8 gives MATSLHEGPTNQLDLLIRAVEASVHGSNVHCSDKTIEAAEALLHMESPTCLRDARTPEFIHAAMRPDVITETVVEVSTEEAEPMDTSPIPTSPEIHEPMKKKKGNTTYLWEFLLDLLQDKNTCPRYIKWTQREKGIFKLVDSKAVSKLWGKHKNKPDMNYETMGRALRYYYQRGILAKVEGQRLVYQFKEMPKNIVVIDDKSECGNEDLSIPTDEKSLERVSLSAENLLKAAASARTGKTTSQLNCTRAEKSVSRVVNISSPGHDMSPCSPTTTTLPAATAPRTVRVAMQVPVVMTSLGQKISTVAVQSVNAGSPLITNTSQTSATTPKVVIQTIPTVMPASAENGEKITMQPAKIITIPATQLAQCQLQTKTGLPGTGSINIVGTPLAVRALTPVSLAHGTPVMRLSMPPQQAGGHTPPRVISAVIKGPEVKAEAVALKQEREVKTLQLVQEEKPADGTKTVTHVVVVSTPSAIALPVTVKTEGIVTCEK, from the exons TGGAAGCATCAGTCCATGGCAGCAATGTGCACTGTTCAGACAAGACAATTGAAGCAGCAGAAGCCTTGCTTCACATGGAATCTCCAACCTGCTTAAGAGATGCTAGAACTCCTG AGTTCATTCATGCTGCAATGAGGCCAGATGTGATCACAGAAACAGTAGTAGAGGTATCAACGGAGGAGGCTGAACCAATGGATACATCTCCGATACCAACATCTCCAGAGATCCATGagccaatgaagaaaaaaaaag GAAATACAACCTACTTATGGGAATTCCTTCTAGACCTGCTTCAGGACAAAAACACTTGTCCCCGGTATATCAAGTGGACCCAGCGAGAGAAGGGCATCTTTAAACTTGTGgactcaaaagcagtttctaagCTATGGGGAAAACACAAGAACAAGCCCGACATGAACTATGAAACAATGGGAAGGGCCCTCAG ATACTACTATCAAAGGGGAATTCTGGCAAAGGTTGAAGGGCAAAGGCTTGTGTATCAGTTTAAAGAAATGCCCAAAAACATTGTGGTAATTGATGACAAAAGTGAATGTGGCAATGAAGATTTGTCAATACCAACAGATGAGAAGTCATTAGAACGAGTGTCATTGTCTGCAGAAAATCTTTTGAAAGCAGCAGCCTCAGCTCGCACAGGGAAAACCACTTCTCAGTTGAACTGCACAAGAGCAGAGAAGTCAGTTAGCAGAGTGGTGAATATATCCTCACCCGGGCATGATATGTCACCTTGTTCTCCCACCACCACTACTCTTCCAGCAGCAACTGCTCCCAG AACTGTTCGTGTGGCAATGCAAGTGCCTGTTGTAATGACATCACTAGGACAGAAAATTTCAACTGTTGCAGTGCAGTCAGTAAATGCAGGGTCACCATTAATTACCAACACAAGTCAAACATCAGCAACAACCCCAAAGGTGGTAATCCAGACAATCCCGACTGTGATGCCAGCATCTGCTGAAAATGGAGAGAAAATCACAATGCAGCCTGCAAAAATCATTACAATTCCTGCTACACAACTTGCACAATGCCAGCTGCAAACAAAAACTGGCCTACCTGGGACAGGAAGTATCAACATAGTTGGAACGCCATTGGCTGTGAGAGCACTCACTCCAGTATCTCTAGCCCATGGGACACCAGTGATGAGACTTTCCATGCCTCCTCAGCAGGCCGGTGGCCATACTCCTCCCAGAGTTATTAGCGCAGTCATCAaaggtccagaagtcaaagctgAAGCAGTAGCTTTAAAGCAGGAACGGGAAGTTAAAACACTGCAGCTTGTGCAAGAAGAAAAACCAGCAGATGGAACCAAGACAGTTACTCACGTAGTTGTCGTCAGTACACCTTCAGCAATCGCCCTCCCTGTAACTGTGAAAACGGAGGGAATAGTAACGTGCGAGAAATGA
- the LOC132577183 gene encoding nocturnin-like isoform X2 gives MGNSTSRLYSALAKTLSSGAVSRHQEYLEHPDSEILDPIDPKELLEECQVILRKRPARLQRDFVNLQTSVSKTHQPIRVMQWNILAQALGEGKDNFVQCPMEALRWEERKCLILEEILAYQPDILCLQEVDHYFDTFQPLLSRLGYQCTFFPKPWSPCLDVECNNGPDGCALFFLKDRFTLISSDNIRLTAMKLKTNQVAIAQILKCNETGKLFCIAVTHLKARNGWERFRSAQGADLLQKLQSITQEPDIPLIVCGDFNAEPTEEVYKEFSDSSLNLNSAYKLLSVDGLSEPPYTTWKIRPSGECRHTLDYIWYSQHALQVNAALSLLTEEQIGPNRLPSLNYPSDHLSLVCDFTFNDNPDRLL, from the exons ATGGGCAATAGTACAAGCAGGCTGTACAGCGCTCTTGCAAAGACTCTGAGCAGTGGTGCGGTCTCCAGACATCAGGAATACTTGGAACACCCAGACTCTGAGATCCTGGATCCTATAGACCCTAAGGAGCTGCTTGAAGAATGTCAAGTTATTCTTCGGAAACGTCCTGCCCGGCTCCAGAGAGACTTTGTGAACCTCCAGACCAGTGTTTCCAAAACCCACCAACCCATTAGAGTCATGCAGTGGAATATACTTGCGCAAG CTCTTGGGGAAGGCAAAGACAACTTTGTTCAGTGCCCTATGGAAGCTCTCAGGTGGGAAGAAAGGAAATGTCTCATTCTCGAAGAGATCCTTGCATACCAACCAGACATCCTGTGTCTACAAGAAGTGGACCACTATTTTGACACCTTTCAGCCACTCCTTAGTCGACTGGGCTACCAATGTACTTTCTTCCCTAAGCCATGGTCTCCATGTCTAGATGTGGAATGTAACAACGGACCAGATGGCTGTGCCTTGTTCTTTCTTAAAGACAGATTTACTTTGATCAGCAGTGACAACATCAGGCTGACTGCAATGAAGCTAAAAACCAATCAAGTAGCCATTGCTCAAATACTAAAATGTAATGAAACTGGCAAGCTGTTCTGCATTGCTGTCACTCACTTGAAAGCACGTAATGGCTGGGAAAGATTCAGATCTGCACAAGGTGCAGATCTTCTGCAGAAACTGCAAAGTATCACCCAAGAGCCTGACATCCCTCTCATTGTCTGTGGCGACTTCAATGCTGAACCCACAGAAGAGGTTTACAAGGAATTCTCAGACTCCAGCCTAAATTTGAATAGTGCTTACAAGCTGCTGAGTGTTGATGGGCTGTCAGAACCCCCATACACAACTTGGAAGATTCGCCCTTCTGGAGAATGCAGGCACACACTGGATTATATCTGGTATTCACAACATGCCTTACAAGTGAATGCTGCTCTCAGTCTTCTTACTGAGGAACAAATTGGACCCAACAGGCTACCATCTTTGAATTACCCTTCAGACCATTTGTCTCTAGTATGTGACTTCACCTTTAATGACAATCCTGACAGGCTTTTATAA
- the LOC132577182 gene encoding ETS-related transcription factor Elf-2-like isoform X7 translates to MATSLHEGPTNQLDLLIRAVEASVHGSNVHCSDKTIEAAEALLHMESPTCLRDARTPVEVFVPPCVSTPEFIHAAMRPDVITETVVEVSTEEAEPMDTSPIPTSPEIHEPMKKKKGNTTYLWEFLLDLLQDKNTCPRYIKWTQREKGIFKLVDSKAVSKLWGKHKNKPDMNYETMGRALRYYYQRGILAKVEGQRLVYQFKEMPKNIVVIDDKSECGNEDLSIPTDEKSLERVSLSAENLLKAAASARTGKTTSQLNCTRAEKSVSRVVNISSPGHDMSPCSPTTTTLPAATAPRTVRVAMQVPVVMTSLGQKISTVAVQSVNAGSPLITNTSQTSATTPKVVIQTIPTVMPASAENGEKITMQPAKIITIPATQLAQCQLQTKTGLPGTGSINIVGTPLAVRALTPVSLAHGTPVMRLSMPPQQAGGHTPPRVISAVIKGPEVKAEAVALKQEREVKTLQLVQEEKPADGTKTVTHVVVVSTPSAIALPVTVKTEGIVTCEK, encoded by the exons TGGAAGCATCAGTCCATGGCAGCAATGTGCACTGTTCAGACAAGACAATTGAAGCAGCAGAAGCCTTGCTTCACATGGAATCTCCAACCTGCTTAAGAGATGCTAGAACTCCTG TGGAAGTTTTTGTCCCTCCTTGTGTGTCAACTCCAGAGTTCATTCATGCTGCAATGAGGCCAGATGTGATCACAGAAACAGTAGTAGAGGTATCAACGGAGGAGGCTGAACCAATGGATACATCTCCGATACCAACATCTCCAGAGATCCATGagccaatgaagaaaaaaaaag GAAATACAACCTACTTATGGGAATTCCTTCTAGACCTGCTTCAGGACAAAAACACTTGTCCCCGGTATATCAAGTGGACCCAGCGAGAGAAGGGCATCTTTAAACTTGTGgactcaaaagcagtttctaagCTATGGGGAAAACACAAGAACAAGCCCGACATGAACTATGAAACAATGGGAAGGGCCCTCAG ATACTACTATCAAAGGGGAATTCTGGCAAAGGTTGAAGGGCAAAGGCTTGTGTATCAGTTTAAAGAAATGCCCAAAAACATTGTGGTAATTGATGACAAAAGTGAATGTGGCAATGAAGATTTGTCAATACCAACAGATGAGAAGTCATTAGAACGAGTGTCATTGTCTGCAGAAAATCTTTTGAAAGCAGCAGCCTCAGCTCGCACAGGGAAAACCACTTCTCAGTTGAACTGCACAAGAGCAGAGAAGTCAGTTAGCAGAGTGGTGAATATATCCTCACCCGGGCATGATATGTCACCTTGTTCTCCCACCACCACTACTCTTCCAGCAGCAACTGCTCCCAG AACTGTTCGTGTGGCAATGCAAGTGCCTGTTGTAATGACATCACTAGGACAGAAAATTTCAACTGTTGCAGTGCAGTCAGTAAATGCAGGGTCACCATTAATTACCAACACAAGTCAAACATCAGCAACAACCCCAAAGGTGGTAATCCAGACAATCCCGACTGTGATGCCAGCATCTGCTGAAAATGGAGAGAAAATCACAATGCAGCCTGCAAAAATCATTACAATTCCTGCTACACAACTTGCACAATGCCAGCTGCAAACAAAAACTGGCCTACCTGGGACAGGAAGTATCAACATAGTTGGAACGCCATTGGCTGTGAGAGCACTCACTCCAGTATCTCTAGCCCATGGGACACCAGTGATGAGACTTTCCATGCCTCCTCAGCAGGCCGGTGGCCATACTCCTCCCAGAGTTATTAGCGCAGTCATCAaaggtccagaagtcaaagctgAAGCAGTAGCTTTAAAGCAGGAACGGGAAGTTAAAACACTGCAGCTTGTGCAAGAAGAAAAACCAGCAGATGGAACCAAGACAGTTACTCACGTAGTTGTCGTCAGTACACCTTCAGCAATCGCCCTCCCTGTAACTGTGAAAACGGAGGGAATAGTAACGTGCGAGAAATGA